The nucleotide sequence AGGCTCAACTGGGCGGAATTTTCTTTCAGGATATACAAAAAACCCAGAGGCCACTGCAAAGACAATTGACAGTGATGGCTGGCTTCACACAGGAGATATTGGACATTATGATGAGGATGAACACTTCTTTATCGTCGATAGAATAAAGGAACTTATAAAATACAAGGGATTTCAGGCAAGTTCTGCAACTCATAAGAAAAAGCTGGCGcttattaatattaatttattctttatatGAAATTCCAATGGGTTAAGTAACGTAAATCAGGTTATTAATTAGATCTATTTTGTCTTCCGCACCGCACTCCAGGTTCCGCCGGCCGAACTTGAAGCTTTATTGATTTCCCATCCAAACGTTGACGACGTGGCTGTCATCGGCGTCCCCGATCTCGAAGCCGGAGAGCTCCCGAAGGCTTTCGTGGTTCGTCGTGGTTCTGTGACGTCAGAGGAGATAATGGAATTTGTGGCTAAAAGAGTGATACCACAGAAAAAGCTCAGGGGTGGTGTGGAGTTTATTGATCAGATACCAAAATCACCTAGTGGAAAGATACTACGTCGGGTGCTAAGAAATCGCGAGACAGAACGGCTCAACACAGCAAAGTTATGAAAGGTTTAACCTTAAATCTCTTCACACGTGATATTTCGTCCAACTGGAAGAAGCTGCTTTGAATCGTAACTGACGTCACGACGACGTAGTCCTATAGCAACCTCGTTCCTAGGGTCCTCTTTTCCTCCCTGAGGGGAGAAGACCCTGGTAACAATGTTGGCCATATGGATGTGGATACTTTTTAGTGTCTCAGATTGGCTGTTGTTTAGTTAAGTTTTTGATATGATTTTTATAGAAGTTGCTGGCACCATAGGAAAAATTCAGCCATTCCTAACAGCAAAAATGCtggtatttgaaataaacaaactgaaagcCATGATGTGATTTTCTtgattacaaacaaaaattcccTTCCCAGCTACAAACgtcaaacatttctttaaacCACAAACAGAAGATTGTTCTGATCCCAGGAGACACTCCCATAGAGGAGGATATGGGGTTCAGCAAAAATTGATTCTCTAATCTCCTCCTCTATCTTCACACCAAATAAGCTTacattattttctattttatcaaTTCTTGGAGCACAAGGACTATGAAGGATAATTTTGACAACACAACAAAGAAACTGCTCAGTTAGCATCAAGTTGATGGTAATTTCCAAGTTAGGGAAGCATCTGAACATTTTAGCAATTATGAACCATCCAGGGTGACTAGAAGGTGACTGCGATTGTACTGAGCACCTTCAAGGAGATCCTCACCAATCAGGTGTAAATCCTTGTTTGGGTATTTTTAATTAGGTGCTGGAGCAAAAAACCCTGACACAccacagagaaaaaaatcagtctAAAATGACACTTGGTGTTAACTAGAGAACTCTCAGCATCAGATTCCCTCCACATGAGTGTAACAGAACAAGTTATTAAAATGTCTACACATTTTTCATTCTGAGAACAAGTTAAGATGTTCTAAACCAGTCATGCAACAGGTAAAATTCATTTCTATGTAATCGGTTTTTATTGAATTAGGGTTGTTACCAAACAATCAGATCCAATCATCCTGCTGTTGACAACATTCAGCATTCAGTTGGTTGAGTTTGTATCATCAGTTTCAATGCAGTCTCTGATCCCCCTCCTGTAGTTGCTTATTTTTCATATGCAGTCTAGGTCAGTCACCACAGATGTGAAAGGGTCACTGGGAAGGGGGAGGAGAGAGAGGAGATTCACCCCCTTCCCATCTTCCCTCACATGCACCTCACCTCTTGCATGCTTCCCAAAGGACTGGGACTGAGTCAGATGCAGTCTTGCGACTGACAAGCTTAGTGCCTTTCATCTTTCTTAACTCCCTTGCAAGGAAAAATCCCCACCACCATTTGTTCTTTGATATTGAAGGTTCACagaaataattatcaatcagcaacttttgatttctttgttgcATGACTCAGCTCTTCAGTGTCTTCAAATAACTCATCAAATGTAGATATCACTTTAAAGTCCCTTCTATCTTCATCTGTCAATGGTGCATTGCCAGGCCGAACACTGATAGCAGTTCTGTATCCTGCCTTAAATGCTGCTCTTGATTCTGGgtagaaataaattaaattaaattagaaCAAGGAATTTACCTAAAGATTAAATTGTTCAAGTTTAATAGGTAGCAAGTGACATTCACTATTTCTATTTTGAAAGACTAATTTTGAAAATGGATCTCATGAGATTTCCTTGAGCCACAAttcctatgaaaaaaaaaagaagggggAGGGGTGAAGGGGGTACATTTCATGGACATCAATTCATCTCACATTCTGTGTATGTTTTGTAGAAGacaaataaattaatacaaaattaaTATAATGTTAATAATTCTGGCTTAACAACAGCTTCTTGTGACTGATGAGCACTTAAGCTCACTCCAGAGACCCCTCCCTGGTTCAACCGTAAGGTCAACCTAACACAGAGCCTTTTGTGCCAACCCTCCTTGAAGAGGTCACACAGTCTACCTCAAAGATCAAGGCCCAGCACAGGAGACCTAATTACGGTGACAATTTAAATATTGCTATTAGTGGAATACATACCTTTAACAACATCAGTGATAAATAGAATTCTTGAGGGTTTCATATCTACTGCATCAGCAATTTTACTGTAGCTCTCTGACTCAATTTTAGCTCCAACTGTGGTGTCAAAATGTCCACTTATATACTGTGAAACAACAGGGGGGCAAAATTTAATTAGTATAGGaaacaacatgattttgagtgcaatttagTGTCAATAAGTAAGAGAAAATTGTAGCCTCTAAAATTTGTGCTTATTTACTCCAAATTGCATGAGAAATTGCATTgatacttgttaataatttacatgaaaaatgcatccTAGAAAGTCAGGACAGATTATTTGTAATCTGCACTTGTGTTACAGCTTTGCACATGTTATATGAAAAATGCACTAATTTTCAGCCGATCAGATgcgtgtaattttttcatgtatgttaaTATTTATCACCATAACGCTAGATCATCTCTACATTTGCattgatttaaccctttgagCCCAgagagcatctaatttctccttacaatatcactcacaaatcacacattaaggccaTGGGAGtaaaggaaatcatcaccaactaaagaagctcttgattgttgaacaaattctctttgtcagcaccttaggaaatgtttagagaacagtagagagaatatacaaactgatgttagtgttaaatttttttttcaattttataatttttaaggTAAACCAATAAACTAACCTGTAAAATGTTGCCAAACTTAGAGTTACCAAACAGAAGCTTTTGAGAGTCTGTGCTCCCAGATGAGTATatataaattttgattttgttagaAGTCCATCTTTTGAATGCTGTAACAACATCATCAAACACCCTGCAGTAAATCAGGAAAACGCACTTTGATTAAGAGTTAAATCAAATGAGAAAAACCCTTTCTGTATTAAAGTGGTTTACAACAGTGTGACAGTCATAAACTTCTCAAACTTCAAAATGCTacaaaaaaaactctgaaataTTTTGGTAGTTTAGAACAAAAAGTAATCATCTTCAAATTGCTTGAAATTCTTTAGCAACAACATGGAACATTGTGTTACTTACTCTCCTTTAACAACACCATCATTAAATGCTTTTCTCCAAATATGGCCTTGGAGTTGTTTTAAGGCAGTTGTTTTTCTATCTGAATTCATCTGCCAGATGACATTGGCAACAACAGCATCCATGATGGTTTCCttactgaaataaaacaaacaaaatggttGCACTGCACATGGTTGAAGCTTGTTCACCACAACTACAACCTTTGGAACAACAATCAATTACAATTTTACCAAAACACGCACAGGGTCATTGAAAAACTAAAGTTCAGGTGAAGCAGGCCTGTTGGGATATACATGCTTTTATGATCACTGTGATTGAGAGCTTGTAAGTGCCTGTGGCAGAGAGATGGCCAGTACTGGATGTTTGACTGTGCTATAATCTTATACTTGAAGTATCAGCAAATTAAATAATGTACATACCTTGTCCATGAATTATCTTGAGAAAGATTCTCCTCTTCATCTGGAATTAAAACAACATCTTCCATATCTTTGTCTTTCTCGGCCTTGgaattgtaaaatattcatgtaaaatcagtttgttttgtgCACTTATAGTTCCAGCTTGCAGTCAGTGTGACTAaatctttaacccttcaactcccatgagtgaccaagacagaatttctcctcacaatatcaatattgaGCAGACaaatgacaagaataaagaaaaatgtcaataaggggattataagttgactcaaaaccaaattctttgaacttcAGCCAAACAAGTTGTACAGCTGAcaataagaagaattactaataagatcttggatTGATACATGTATACAGTAATAACCCGCTAATAAGAACCTGGGTTTTAAGAACCTGTTAGGctaaaattctcattttaagCCCCCTCtacataagaacctatttagcctaaaATTTTAAGTTAGGTTCTTATCAGTGGGGTTGCTGTAAAAGTGTCTCGGCAGAAACTAATGACTAACTGATTAAACGGTTATGTTTTGTTAAGAACATATAGTTTTACTGTATCTGCACTGAACTGCCTATAGGCATTGCTCTACATGGTAcattataaatgatttattatgaGATGATACTGTATTTGCAATATATATACAATCTATTCCGATGAAatacatatgcaaatttaagaacctatttaagaacctgtttaggctaaatttcctttaagtacCATTTatataagaacctatttaggctaaattgaaaaattcaggttcTTATACGCGGGTTATCACTGTAGTCTAAAAAGTATTTTGACTTCATTAACCATACACATTACAAACAAGCCTGTCTGATATATGCTACACACAATGCAATAAAATTCGATATAATATACTTGATTTCTCAAAGCCTTCACATCCTCTTGACACTGATCAGTTCCCCAAGATTTCTCTAAAAAGGCACGTACATTGTCCCTTGCATATGGAAAAAGAACATCCTGTCGGTCAAAACAGAAGCGAactcatcatcattattaagctaaatgttttgaaagaaatagGTGCCATGCTGTctcaaataaatcatttgtttccaaatccagtccaaactttcctttttagCGTGCGTGGCTGAATTTCAAATCACCTGTTGGTCCACGTCACGCGAGCTTGATCCTTCGGAATACTTGTTCATATCCAGCAAATTTACCAGCAGGCTTGTATAATTTTAGGGATTTTGCATGAGCTACCATTCTTGCTGTTTTTAAGGAGGATTTTAAATTTGATACAATGCATGCTTTaccaaattaaatttcttactGATATGTAGAGAAGTGTGCCCACATTAGTATCAAGTACCTTGACAAACGAAATTGGCGTTGTTGTTCCTTCAATATCCAGTAA is from Pocillopora verrucosa isolate sample1 chromosome 7, ASM3666991v2, whole genome shotgun sequence and encodes:
- the LOC131775386 gene encoding enolase-phosphatase E1; its protein translation is MENQKTGSKEGSVENKFDYDVVLLDIEGTTTPISFVKDVLFPYARDNVRAFLEKSWGTDQCQEDVKALRNQAEKDKDMEDVVLIPDEEENLSQDNSWTSKETIMDAVVANVIWQMNSDRKTTALKQLQGHIWRKAFNDGVVKGEVFDDVVTAFKRWTSNKIKIYIYSSGSTDSQKLLFGNSKFGNILQYISGHFDTTVGAKIESESYSKIADAVDMKPSRILFITDVVKESRAAFKAGYRTAISVRPGNAPLTDEDRRDFKVISTFDELFEDTEELSHATKKSKVAD